The following are encoded together in the Pseudomonas maumuensis genome:
- the dtd gene encoding D-aminoacyl-tRNA deacylase, whose protein sequence is MKGLIQRVRGARVEVAGEIVGAIDQGLLALVAVEPGDSPEHADKLLHKLLNYRVFSDEQGKMNRSLKDVGGGLLLVSQFTLAADTRNGMRPSFSTAAPPALGAELFDYLLLQAQGQHPVVASGRFGADMQVHLVNDGPVTFMLQI, encoded by the coding sequence ATGAAAGGGCTGATCCAGCGTGTGCGCGGCGCACGGGTGGAAGTGGCGGGGGAGATCGTCGGGGCCATCGACCAAGGGTTGCTGGCGCTGGTGGCGGTCGAGCCTGGCGATTCGCCCGAGCATGCCGACAAACTGCTGCACAAGCTACTGAACTACCGGGTGTTCAGCGACGAGCAGGGCAAGATGAACCGCTCGCTCAAGGATGTCGGCGGCGGCTTGCTGCTGGTGTCGCAGTTCACCCTGGCCGCCGACACCCGCAACGGCATGCGCCCGAGCTTTTCGACGGCTGCGCCACCGGCGCTCGGTGCCGAGCTTTTCGACTATTTGCTGCTTCAGGCACAGGGACAGCACCCGGTTGTGGCCAGTGGTCGCTTCGGTGCCGACATGCAGGTGCATCTGGTCAATGATGGCCCGGTAACATTTATGTTACAAATATGA